atggagacttcaaattggctgcatatgggatgtcatagtgatgtaaggcaaggactactcttccatgtactccaatacatattatggctaaaatttcatttttcccaaaagttttatttcaaattatatttttctttcatgaggacttaaaacaatatactacctgggttatatttagattactgccccaggggaatgggtacttaggagaaaaccacaaatccctgataataaagtacatggcctatgggaaagttgtccttgccccttgtcataatttacttacccagttgccaatttgaaatctacatagtataagtgatctcaatttttaagcagctataactttcttattgcttgtccgatttctttcaaactttcaccaatctgtttaatttatttttctccttcccaacacaacattttattgcCAAGGCTGGGTTCCCCTTTAAAGATACAGATCTCATCCAGGGACTTGtcgcagaaagagttgcgattacaTGCAAATCTAAAAATCAAGCATAACTTGTCATTTAACCAATGAAAGGCTCATATTGGGGAATTGCGCTTGATGTCTTTGAGTTGCGGTTAAACACAAAATCCTCCTACAATGGTTCACAGATCAGTTTATGCAATCAATGACAAACATAGGTTTGCGATGGATCCAATCAACCAAGTATGAAAAGCCAGCATCACCAAAAtctaaaatgcattaaaaaaaatattttctagatatgatgcactggcggatccaggggggggggggggtaacagccGGCCAGTGTCActcttttgagaggcacaattaaaatttgtaatgtaaaaatgccgttaaaacataattgtgcccccccccccttttgaacatgaagaccttttttcaatttttttttttttttttttttggtcaaatttttcattggaaaaatgtgccccccccttaCTTACACTGTATTTCATGTAGATAGGAAGCTAGTCACTTGATATGTCAACCCCTAGCAtgcagatggggggggggggggctggggccatggaccccccccctcccacccccccaaaaaaaaatcaccagcgagaaaaaaaggagaaagaattaacagaaaaggaaaaggtgtgaactatattattttttattaccatGTCAAAATCCAAcataaaattagatttttgttttaaaatgtcaaaatctgtcCTCGCTCATAGCTTTTTTAAGATATAAATTTCACCCCATATCCCAAttctagccccctcaaaaatttAGGCTTCTAACGCTAGTGATGCTAATGCAGCTAATCtctaatatatatattggtCTCCAATTCCTTGGCATTTTGTAGTATAGTGCAAGTCAAAATAAAAGCTATAGGTTCTATGTATTTTTACTGCTAAATATACTATTGTGAAATAACACCCTCAAGTAATTTTCATTGGACATTATCACTACAAGATActgtattcatatttcatatattgttTTGAATGTTCTAAATTTTCTACATATTGAAGATATATATTTCTGTATTGAACAGATCAAGAGAAGAAGGAAAGGAGTTACCCCTTTaaaaaatgtcccccccccccaaaaaaaaaaaaaaaaaaaggttaaacttcttctctataagtacaggccaccgtctggtATATTGTCGTACTGTCGAACTTTAAGGGGGGTGTCGTGTCGGTGTGTCGTGTTCATTGTCTGCTACCTCTTTCCCCATTGGAATGGTCCCTGATATGGAATATATAGCCTAGTTTGACTTGGCCTGtaggagtgggggggggggaggggtcaatGTTTAATGAAAACGAGAGAGAGAAGCAAAAGATCACTCAATACCaaattttcataacattttcattTCGAAGCATATTTTCATGGTTCCTGCTTCCATTTGCCTTCCCGTTTTATTAAAttaccccccctccccttccccggATCAGATTTTTTATAAGGCCAGTGAAAAAAGGGTTATAATGAGTAAATCTTCAGGGTTCCATTATCTTGTCTGAACACTTTTCGAGTCGACCTGAGATTCAGAAAAGAcatttgataatttatttaccCCCACCCCTTCAATAAAAATAGCTATTTTCTATTAAATTGGACTAGGTCCTCATCCCaactaccacccccccccccaaacaaaaacaaaagcgTGGAAAAGAAGTAGGTCAGGTCAAATAATTGATGACCCCTTGACCGACATATATTGGCGAGGCGGTGCGATTTGAACGCGCTATGCTCATTGATTGAAAGTTTCCGGTTGTTGCTATGTAAACGGTTTACTGGAGCAGATTCATACGCGACAACAAAAATAGCACGGAGATTTTGTTATTAATGTcgattattctttaaaaaatcatttcatatatgaaaaatgagatAATCTCAATGTGCGAACATCATTTCAATTCTAAAGATAAGAAAGTAATGcaacaattttaaacaaatacaCTGTCAAAATCTCAGACTGACAAATACACCGTGCGGATGGATACAATAAGTCAATCAGCTGAGCTAGCTGTGCGATATAGCCGCGAGAAGCACTCCGACTTTCGTcgatttttactttaaaattaaACATCATGACGACAGATAGAGAGAATGAAGAAATCTAAGGATAGAGTACCAAGTCGTAATGGAAAAGTATACATGAATCTTGCTCTATTAAACCAATCGAATGATGTCTATGGAACCCGTCCCTATGGAGGTCGAAAAGGTGAGCATAAATCGCAAATTAATTGGAAGCTCAGTCCCATGTGTGCCCTCCTGCGTATTGTCCTAAAGTCGCAACATTGTGCAGCGGGACAATACAGGGCCTGAACTGAAGTTTTAATTATTCTcgatcgagggggggggggggtgcgcaGCCGCAgccttaaaaaaaatttaaagttaGGGCCTAGGGCTAGGGCTAGGCACCTTTTCTCAATCACatttaataatagtaatacgtCACCAAATATCTGGCCCGGGGTTGAAACGTTACAATGATTAAAGTCACAGGCCACGGTGAttatattaacatgattaataaaGGTAGGCCTACCATATCAAAGACAAAGTTTCATTGAAAAAGaatttgatgattttgtttttaatttaaatcccagaaggaaaaaccagttccactggaccagttacgccagtagaattttaattggtaactctggaaattggaacatcggtttaggctggtctaactggtcatactggtccagttaaaattttactggtccagttaaaaattaaactggtcttgaattactggaattttatactggtcttcTTTCTGGTGgttactggtctcactggtcttcatactggtatccaaattcaagctggtctttactggtattttctactggtcctcgaactggtcgaactggtcctcgtactggtcttactggatcaatttattacgtgcatttggtttgttatatactatggtcagtgaaatgtgatggaaaagatggttagtaaattaatgtttctgctgttattttaaatgtgatatatgaaattacacgttttcattgtaaattagttcacacacttatttggaaagtttttaaacaacaatgagtgcaTGCCATTGCatggatattccattctaaatcctgatttttctttttaaaataggaaatatgcaaatgaggtaaaccacgtgatcagcatcatcagaattactggtattactggtcttgaccagttcaatttcaaacaatgaattactttagaccagttgactatatcagaggaatatatcttgctttgctcttaatcataattaaaggaaataattattttaatgataatgttaatacttgataattatgataatattaataataataattacaatatcagtaACAacgataacagtaataagaatgataacaacaatgatcataataatcataatgataataattatgataattataagaagaatgatgataacaattaatgataacgataataactttctctgaattgcaagattcatattccataattcgtcaaatgatctgacttgaaataaagtcattatttattggaccagtaacaccagtttgatgaaaaacaattaaactggtattactactttgcttcaactggaatgcaattgtttgaactggtctccagtaaaaatcaactggtccagtaaacatatactggaaaccagtaaaaatctactggaaaccatttattggaccagaaacaccagtttgatgaaaaacaatttaactggtattactaattgcttcaactggaatgcaattgttggaactggtctccagttgatttttactggtccagttaaaaatcaactggcccagtaaaaatatactggaaaccagtaaaattctactggaaaccagtaaaaattcttactggtcttactggattTTCCTTCTGGGAtgttgagttaaaaaaaaaacttttatggTAACGTTAGACTATAATGTAAGATCTAAAGTTAGACCTGtactagatctaacttagatctaaCTTTAGATATCTAGATCTAGAAAAAGAATACTAATCagtgaatattattattagacTCGATCTATGTCTGcctaaaaatgaaaagtacttTAAATATAGATCAACCTAAAGTTGCATACTTACTAGATTctgatgattgattgattggaacTTAGATCTAGTTAAAATTGAGATAATATTCCAGAGAGATGGGGTTGAAAAAATGGTGAACTTGTTGTAGTTTGCGATGTAATTTGATTTCCTCTACACAGTTACGCTTTCCCTTTTATAAAATGAGTTGTAGATCTAGAAACTTTAGGCtgtatattcttttaaaaaaaaactgaaaactgagCAGGTAATGGAAGTACAGTGGAATGAATGGATTGTAATttcttatcccccccccccccctctttaaaAAGGAGACAATTAGGTTATAAGATTTAGACATCATCACTCCATTCATTTGGACATCGCATCAATCACTATTTTGAATTTTAGAAACAATTTTAACTTCAAAATGCTGTAGTGTAATTCACTGtttttacaaatgaaatttcCACTGTTTATGCTCCTTTAGGTTTAAAACTAAAATCAACCAAATAAAAGTATCTGCTTGAGAAACTAAGTAATAATGACTGCAGTGAAGAAATTCATTATctaagagaaaacaaaaattcaaaatcttttcaGGAATATCAAACCATTATCCACCTTCGAAGGCAGCCTTTATATCTGAGAGGCCAACAGATTTCTTGAATGATGTTAAGAACATGGTCTTTCGGCAGAATGAGGAGGAGCGGAGTGGATCTCCAAGCTGGATCGGTAAATACAACAAAGAGCTGAATCATACAGGAGAGCAGCCGTTAATGGTTCAAAGATTTCTCAGCAATAATAAGGTAAGGCTTTGAGAGAAGCAAAGCCTGTCTAGAGATATGGTGACATCTCAAGAGGATTCctgtcagataaaataaaagatcTCCTCATAATACTTGTGAAATAGTGggagatttcaaatttttatattattttaatagtaTATTATTCAGAGCACTGATTAACATAGTAAATCACTAAGTAtcttattttacttttactCATTATTCATATTCAGATCAAATTTTGGTATTTCACTTGAACTATTTTGTTGTCATGAAGTTTAAAGCCAAATTTGCAATGGGTATCTTCCACCTGTGCAGAGCATGGCATGTAATCTAATTTGCATACAAGAGTCTTCAGCCAGGCAAGCGCAAATGGCTGACTTGGATTAAGATTACTTAGCCCATAAAacacaaatttcaataacaaagatgaaattttacTAAAGCAAAATACCtagtaaaaatatataaattcaggCTTTAAGTATTGAATATAATACTGGTCAAGGTTCCCAATTTTCATGCTGATAGATGTATATTTGGTACAGTATATGAAACCACTTCTCAAGTAGAAAATGGGTTACTCACAATAGAGTTGGTGCTTAATGTAACTATCACAAATAATTGATCTATGAAAATGGTGTTctggtcaaaattcaaagtgaaatttCTCTCGATTCAAGCAGATTTCTTTGGTCTTGTAGATATGTCCAAGGCAGAGTTACCTGTATTTCTTGTTTCTCTATCTCCTTTCAGCAAGAGCAACAAGATGGTGTACTACCTGCCTCTTCCAGACCACAGTCAAGGTTCCGTGTTGACCGGGACGATGAGAGAGAATATCAACAAGGTCTTAGCCTTCATCAATACCTGACTGCTACTGAGATGCCGGGTCAATCTGAGAAGCTAGTGGATGTTAGACATGGCAGACCAACAAGAACCAGGTAGACCCACTAGAATTGTAGTGGAATAATTATCTGCTTTAATATTCACTAgtgatattaaacaatgcttagGATATTTACAATGTGTGACAAGTATGATGAGGTTGTGCAATGTGCTCCTGCATATTATTGCAATAACTCAAAATGCTTGTAATCCCACTTATGACACACATTTAAATCagccaattataattttttttcatgaacaaataTGACTGGTGATAGAAAAGTTAAACCCTTTCCAAATGTCTTAAAATAGCATAGatgaggatggggggggggggtccaattcatttttcaaattcCTTGTCAATGATATGAGATTTTTGTTATTGTTCCATACtgcaaattataataaaaattttaTAACATATGtgtatttcctttttcattaaCAGCCTGCTGAGGGCTAGACAGCGGACAAAAAATATTCCTGTCTTAGAGAAAACTAAGCTTGATTTAAGAGACGATATTCATTACCTTCAAGAACAAACTTTGAGTAAGTATACTATTAATGCATTGAGAGGTGACGAATACTTATGATTTATttgatatgatttattttacaGTTGTATAAATTAAGTTTATTGTATGCAATTTTAATTTTAGCCTTACATGatgcgaataaaaaaaaagttatttatgACTAAACAGTAAGCCATTGTAAAAAATAAGTTAGGTCCCTTGATGGCTTTGGTGTAGTTTAGACCAGAAAGTAATTTGACCAAGTGATGATTAGCCTAAGTGGTCATTAGAGCTTCTGACAATTTGACCAagtgtgagtaaaaaaataaggaaCATAAAGGGGGTTTAATCTGAACGAAGACCACTCATCTCGATAAATATATCAAATAGTTTTAGACCAAATGTGTACAACCTGCCCCTATCACTTACCACATGCCATCATTGCTTGTACATATGGTATAATAGTTTGTTAAAGTAGAAAGAGAAATGAATGACTctagttttaattattttatttgattttaacagAGAGAGAAGACAAATACAAGTCTGTTGATGTTCCTGAAGAGTAAGTTACATGTAGATTTTATTAGTAATATATTTTGTGTCCATATGCTCCTAGCCCAACAGCTAAACCCAGATTTTGCCAGTGATGGCATGGGAATGTCATAGTTCTTATTTTGTAAACTGATTTTGACTAATGAGACAGTCTATTTTAACAATACACGCACAACAGGAGCTGTGAATAGCATTGAGCAATTTGAGTTAAAAGCGAAATCCAAAATGGTGGCCGGCAGCCATTCTGGATTTTCTGTTCACTTACTTGAAACATACGTGTAACTAGAGTGTTCAAAACATGGTATATAGTGGTTTAAGGGGGTGGAGAATCCAGATGCCATTTGGTGATTGTCTGAAATATACATCTTCCATAGCACCTGGGTCAGTCAGTGACCCTTTATGCAGGGTTGCCATGTCTCCCTGAATGTCAGTGAGACTAGCTGAAAATTTActgatttttattgaaaattgctGATTTTCAACATCTCCCTGAGTCATACAGTGATTTTATCCCATTGGATTGTGTATGATTGAGAAAGATCTTCCTCCTTTGTTTGTAAATTCTCCCTGAAAGGAGAATATCAAAATTGGTAGCTCTGCTTTCTGTTTCATCTATAGTAATTCACCCATTATTCAGGGATAAAACATTTAGTGTGTCTATTTCAAAATACCtaaatattttttcctttaGTAATTCGACAGACTTAATGATTATAAATTTCAGAAAGGCATTGAACATCCATCTTTTTTTTAGCAATCTGTAGTTTTAAAATTACATAATTGTATGCAACTTAATTCATTGTTAAGTATTAAtagataattttctttcatctttttttagaTTGCAGCCTTTAACAGAGGGTGAAGAGACAGTTCATCAGTTTCTTGTTGGAGCAAGATACAACAGGTAAGGATCCTTCATCTGTTATATCTCAGGGTTCTTAACAATGCTCTTTGCCACATCTAAGCAGGAATCCCCCTTTAGATGGCGCTATTCATCTTTCACAGtatacaggggtgtgagagttcagatttttatctgatttcagatttttttgttttgattttcagcttaatttcagcttatttttggccttcctctgtacaaaaagtatgggagctctttctatttcagactttttcaacactcttcagcttttttcagatctttttatttgtgaccactcacacccctgagtATAGCTCATTCATTCCCATAATGTCTTAGTATGAGGGTTAGCTAAGTTCCTGACGGGATTCCTACATGAAAGATGATATGACCGATCAATATTTCTGCACTCTAAGAGCAGGGGCcagtttcacaaagatttgcaATTAAACGTAATGTAGAGAATCAAAGGTAGCTTGATTTTCAAACCATTTGGAACAATGCATGCTTGACTTTGACtttggacctttttttttgttgtgtttAGATGCAATCCTCTGTTCAATTGTCCACATAGTCTTTAACATTGTTGTGTTTTCTTTGTATCTTCCAGAGCATACTATCGTGATGCTAAGTGTTTCAACAAGGTTGGACTGTACGTCTCCAGGGAAAATCCTCAACATTGCTTTCTCAAGAATGGTACCACACAAGAATCATTGTTAGCCAACAAATCAGAGAAAGGTGGGTCTCATTTTCATATATTGAATTTATGTTGATAAACCTGCTGGCTATATGAAGAACAATATTTTCTACATATTTCTCCCAAATCAGGAGGAGCTCGAATCCGTTTTTTAGTGTAActtcaacaaaaataatataaatggaACATTTGTGATTAGAGTCCATATGCATTCATCTACTTTTTCATTTCcatatgaaatcatatttttatgttaagCTAAGTAAAAGAGTGACTTAATACATGCCTCTAGTCTAGTTTATTATTACAGGCATAGTCACCGTCGTTGATGCATTTAATATCTTACTATTTACttataaatgtaaaaatatttgcCCAAAAGACACTTAATTTAAGGATTATCAGAGTTCCATGGGCAGGATGTTTCTAGTCTTGATTTCGCCAAATACCATTCTTTGCAATACTGTTCATGTGCaattatgaaaatatgcatCTGGTTTTAATACAGAGGAAAAGTAGAGAGTTAATAGGAGAAATAATTGTATTAATACTCACCACTAATGTATCAATTAATGTATGAATTTCCTCATGGACataataaattaaattgaattgaattaatttttttctctgtatACCTATAGCAAACCACACTGCATTGGGTGCCTTCTCTGAAGTGACTGCCTCTGAGCTGAACAGTCTTTGCCAATCTACATCAAGCCTTCACAGCAAGCACCTTCAACCGCCCTCAGAAGCTCGTCAGGCATGGGGTACCAGCTCCATTGCAAGTGCCCCTAGTCCGACACCTAATGATAGCCGTGAGTCCTTTGCAATATCCACAAAGGAGGAGCCCGAGTTTGCTTCCAGTAATCGTTTGCGAGGTGGTGAGGCAGATGGGAAGCCCAAAGCAACGGAGAGGAATCAGAATAAGGTCATGCAGTCTAAGCATGTCCAACTGAAGAGTGCCCCTGGACAGCATAGTAGCAGCAGTGTAGCTCGCTCTTCAGTCAGTAGCTGCGACTCTTGTATCCTTTGTCAAGAAGGCTCTGCTGTTAAAAATGGCATCCCTGTTCACTTTCATGGAAGGAATGTTATGTCGGCACCTAACAGGAGGAAATGGACCCATCATGCGCAGAGGGGACGCAACATGGGTAATGAGAACAATCCTTCAGTTCCTAGGAAGCGCCAGAGTGCAGACCTGATGCTGGTCCAGCAGTATCATCTGAGAATCTTAGGTAGGTGATTTGATATAGCTGTTTTGAGTGTTTTGTTCGACACCTTATCCAATCTCGGAAACTTTCcttattttgattggctgattagcacagttcctatggtcactgtcggataaaacaggacttgttggataaacggtcgacaagtcctttcatgaaatgcttcccagaTCTCATACTCAAGGATTGTGATGTTTTAGGGatttgtgaaataaagaaatacctGTATGTTACTCTAACCCTGTCAATTCATGATGGAGATAAACTGTGACATTCTTAGAGAGATTTTGCACAagcaaaatcattcaatttattttttggtacttttttatttgatggtaactaccatggataTTTTGATGTGCTGCTGACCTCTTTTTCTATGGTCTCAAAAATAGTTGCAGCTAAAGTTATGGTATGTTTTAATGCAACTGGACAAAGCTTCATCCACCAAGGGGATCAGACAGCAGAATATGCAATAAAGTCAGTAATGCTCCTCAAAGCTTATTGGATTATTAAAATATATGTCAAATTGAAATAACTTGTCAATAGGTATGTGTATAATCGTCTGTCCAATACAGTTGATTGAAATGCAGGGAATTCTGCCTTAAAATGAAACATTCAAAATGGATGAATGGAAGTTGAATTTTCTAGATTGGTGTTCAATAATTAAGAAATCaacaatttcttctttttacacATGTTTTATGAAGATCATTGTTTCAATATATTCTACAGGAAAAGATCAGTcgataatatcattattttatcatatgttACCAGGTACTCAGTCTCATATGAACGTGAAGGATGACAGAAGTCAATCTCCTGATAGCAAGATGCACTACACACCAAGACAAGCAACAGGAGGTGGACTCCGGCCAAAGACAGCTGTCCATTCCAGCAGACGGAACCCCATCAGGAATCGTAACAACAGCAATAAAATGGATGACCTGTCCGAAGACGACCTTGCCAAACAAAAAGACTCTGATGTTGCGAGTACTGCCAGTAAGATTTCTGTGCATATAAGCACAGGGGAGGATGATGCTGTAGAGGAGGGGTCACCAAGAGCCGGTGCCATCGACCCTGAAGCAACACCTCGCAGTCAGGATGTGACTGTAGGCAGCACTAGGGATGGTGGAGAAAGTGACCAGCCTACACCTCGTATCAATGACTTGACAGAGTCAATGCCAGTAGAGGGAGTGGATGATTCTCATGCAACAAACTCTGCTCAACCTGAACTCAGTAAGTTGTTTGATAAAGAGAAATGTGATGGCCAGATTGAGGAGATTGCGAATGAGAATGAATCAGTTCAGGTTACTTCTGATATCCCAAGCAGTGATGTGATCAATGAGGAAGGGAGTGATCCAAAGAAACCTATAACTGATGAAGAAGTGATGGATCTAAATGAACAAATAGAGCAGGTGAACCTTGTTGATGAATCAGTTGATGCTGCTGAGGACATTAATGCTGAAGATAATATAGAAGGTGTCAATGAACAGACTGGAGACGGGACAGATGTAATAGCAGCTGAGGAGTTACATATCAAGGAATCTGATGATGTAACTCAAGAGAAAGGATCTGAAGATGTGAATAACAACATAGACCATATTCGTACTGTAAGCTTTGCTGAGCCAGATAGATGAAGCTAGAAAAAGGAAGTTCTCTGCTTTTAGCTTTTGTCCTGTTTTGCTTTACGacaatcaattttcttttaaagtgaaatgtcatatttttactTACGTGTGTATTGTGTTTAGTTTACCTATGTTAAAAAAAGTTCATGATGATTATCAATTGTTTTAGCCTGAATTGTCAAGTTTATTGTTGTAAGAAGTAAAGATTTTTTGTGTGTAGATTATCTCTTAATAGCTTAAGATGAAACTTCATCCAGTAGTCCAGTTCAAAATCATAATACCGCTTTCATACTTAAACTTATGTATGAAAACAAGACAAGATTTTTAACGTACATGTATTAGGGGGAAACACTATCCACGACAGtatttcaatttcatcattttatccTCTTTTTTGCTGGAAAAAACAAATGTAAATATCTGagctaaatttcatttttcctgtGTTCTGTTGCAGAGCTATTAACAGACAGAATTAATGAGTGTTGAGTAGTACCCATAATTCACACTTCAAAATGT
This region of Lytechinus pictus isolate F3 Inbred chromosome 16, Lp3.0, whole genome shotgun sequence genomic DNA includes:
- the LOC129279189 gene encoding uncharacterized protein LOC129279189, translated to MKKSKDRVPSRNGKVYMNLALLNQSNDVYGTRPYGGRKGISNHYPPSKAAFISERPTDFLNDVKNMVFRQNEEERSGSPSWIGKYNKELNHTGEQPLMVQRFLSNNKQEQQDGVLPASSRPQSRFRVDRDDEREYQQGLSLHQYLTATEMPGQSEKLVDVRHGRPTRTSLLRARQRTKNIPVLEKTKLDLRDDIHYLQEQTLKREDKYKSVDVPEELQPLTEGEETVHQFLVGARYNRAYYRDAKCFNKVGLYVSRENPQHCFLKNGTTQESLLANKSEKANHTALGAFSEVTASELNSLCQSTSSLHSKHLQPPSEARQAWGTSSIASAPSPTPNDSRESFAISTKEEPEFASSNRLRGGEADGKPKATERNQNKVMQSKHVQLKSAPGQHSSSSVARSSVSSCDSCILCQEGSAVKNGIPVHFHGRNVMSAPNRRKWTHHAQRGRNMGNENNPSVPRKRQSADLMLVQQYHLRILGTQSHMNVKDDRSQSPDSKMHYTPRQATGGGLRPKTAVHSSRRNPIRNRNNSNKMDDLSEDDLAKQKDSDVASTASKISVHISTGEDDAVEEGSPRAGAIDPEATPRSQDVTVGSTRDGGESDQPTPRINDLTESMPVEGVDDSHATNSAQPELSKLFDKEKCDGQIEEIANENESVQVTSDIPSSDVINEEGSDPKKPITDEEVMDLNEQIEQVNLVDESVDAAEDINAEDNIEGVNEQTGDGTDVIAAEELHIKESDDVTQEKGSEDVNNNIDHIRTVSFAEPDR